A window of the Lolium perenne isolate Kyuss_39 chromosome 7, Kyuss_2.0, whole genome shotgun sequence genome harbors these coding sequences:
- the LOC127316965 gene encoding beta-1,2-xylosyltransferease XAX1 gives MASTAYTRPSKPPGPVGDRRQPRLAKELGRIEPKKLGIGLVAGCCLALLTYISFARLFAIYSPVFESSSLVVKNAPPASMTVPSTDGVPVQEKILVDEEKEMAKDEAESKEPSFPEEAKIEDKEEPFQESEKEVAVLAKLDGGAAAAEAKITCDENAVDEGFPYARPSVCELTGEVRISPKQKTMFFVNPTGAGPFDENAEKKIRPYARKDTFLLPGVVEVTIKSVPSASAAPECSRRHEVPAVVFSTAGYTDNFFHDNTDVMIPLFLSAAHFAGEVQLLITNYKPWWVKKYAPLLKKLSNYEVINFEKEEAVHCFPGGQLGLYRDRDLIIGPHPTRNPHNYTMVDYNRFLRRAYGLPRDVPAVLGEKTGTRPKMLMIERKGTRKLLNLHAVAALCEQLGFDVTVSEAGGEVREFAEKVNSADVLLAVHGAGMTNQIFLPTGAVLVQIVPWGKMDWMATNFYGQPARDMQLRYVEYYVSEEETTLKHKYPRDHYVFKDPMAIHAQGWPGIAEIIMKQDVEVNITRFKPFLLQALDQLQD, from the exons ATGGCGTCCACGGCGTACACGCGGCCGTCCAAGCCGCCGGGGCCGGTCGGCGACCGGAGGCAGCCGCGGCTGGCCAAGGAGCTGGGCAGGATCGAGCCCAAGAAGCTGGGCATCGGGCTCGTCGCCGGCTGCTGCCTCGCCCTGCTCACCTACATCTCCTTCGCGCGCCTCTTCGCCATCTACTCGCCGGTCTTCG AGAGCTCGTCTTTGGTGGTGAAGAACGCGCCGCCTGCGTCGATGACCGTGCCGAGCACGGACGGCGTGCCCGTCCAGGAGAAGATCTTGGTCGACGAGGAGAAAGAGATGGCTAAAGATGAGGCGGAGTCGAAAGAGCCAAGCTTTCCAGAGGAGGCAAAGATCGAAGACAAGGAGGAACCTTTCCAGGAAAGTGAAAAGGAGGTGGCCGTACTAGCGAAGCTAG ATGGTGGCGCCGCAGCAGCAGAGGCCAAGATCACCTGCGACGAGAACGCCGTCGACGAAGGCTTCCCTTACGCGCGCCCGTCCGTCTGCGAGCTCACAGGCGAAGTCAGGATCAGCCCGAAGCAGAAGACCATGTTCTTCGTGAATCCAACTGGCGCCGGCCCATTCGACGAGAACGCAGAGAAGAAGATCCGGCCGTACGCCCGCAAGGACACCTTCCTGCTCCCGGGCGTCGTGGAGGTCACCATCAAGTCCGTACCATCTGCCTCCGCCGCACCGGAGTGCTCCCGGCGGCACGAGGTCCCCGCGGTGGTCTTCTCCACGGCAGGgtacaccgacaacttcttccacGACAACACGGACGTGATGATCCCGCTCTTCCTCTCGGCGGCGCACTTCGCCGGCGAGGTGCAGCTCCTCATCACCAACTACAAGCCGTGGTGGGTGAAGAAGTACGCGCCGCTGCTCAAGAAGCTGTCCAACTACGAGGTGATCAACTTCGAAAAGGAGGAGGCGGTGCACTGCTTCCCCGGCGGGCAGCTCGGGCTGTACCGCGACCGCGACCTCATCATCGGCCCGCACCCGACGCGCAACCCGCATAACTACACCATGGTCGACTACAACCGCTTCCTCCGCCGCGCGTACGGCCTGCCGCGCGACGTCCCCGCGGTGCTCGGCGAGAAGACCGGCACCAGGCCCAAGATGCTGATGATCGAGCGCAAGGGCACGCGGAAGCTGCTCAACCTGCACGCCGTGGCGGCGCTGTGCGAGCAGCTCGGGTTCGACGTGACCGTGTCGGAGGCCGGCGGCGAGGTCCGCGAGTTCGCGGAGAAGGTCAACTCCGCCGACGTGCTCCTGGCGGTGCACGGCGCCGGGATGACGAACCAGATCTTCCTGCCGACGGGCGCCGTGCTGGTGCAGATCGTGCCGTGGGGCAAGATGGACTGGATGGCCACCAACTTCTACGGCCAGCCGGCGAGGGACATGCAGCTCCGGTACGTGGAGTACTACGTGTCCGAGGAGGAGACGACGCTCAAGCACAAGTACCCCAGAGACCACTACGTCTTCAAGGACCCCATGGCCATCCACGCGCAGGGATGGCCGGGGATCGCCGAGATCATCATGAAGCAGGACGTCGAGGTGAACATCACCAGATTCAAGCCCTTCCTTCTCCAGGCGCTCGACCAGCTGCAGGACTAG